One Nematostella vectensis chromosome 10, jaNemVect1.1, whole genome shotgun sequence genomic window carries:
- the LOC125572978 gene encoding putative uncharacterized protein DDB_G0283051, whose amino-acid sequence MTTTIRPTTTTPTTKTSTTTTKKTPTTKTTTTTATRTPTTTTTKTPTTTTTKKTTTKTRTPTTTSTTTPPTTLTKNTNDDIDKNTSDEIDKNTNDDKDKNTNDDIDDNTNDDIGKNTNDDNTNDENGKNSNNDKNNNNDKDKNTNDDNEYNNNNNNSNSNNNNNNINIH is encoded by the exons atgacaacaacaataagACCAACGACAACGACACCAACGACGAAAACATCAACGACGACAACGAAAAAAACACCAacgacaaaaacaacaacgacGACAGCGACGAGAACACCAACGACGACAACGACAAAAACACCAACGACGACAACGACAAAAAAAACGACGACAAAGACAAGAACACCAACGACGACTTCGACGACAACACCACCGACGacattgacaaaaaacaccaaCGACGACATCGACAAAAACACCAGCGACGAAATCGACAAAAACACCAACGACGACAAAGACAAGAACACCAACGACGACATCGACGACAACACCAACGACGACATCGGCAAAAACACCAACGACGACAACACCAACGACGAGAACGgcaaaaacagcaacaacgacaaaaacaacaacaatgacaaagaCAAGAACACCAACGACGACAACGagtataacaataacaataacaatagcaatagcaataataataataataatatta ACATCCATTAG
- the LOC5510202 gene encoding mitotic spindle assembly checkpoint protein MAD2B isoform X2 — translation MDEENDTQKARAVSADVLCEFLEAAFHLILYIREVYPPAIFERRKKYNVPVQMSCHPELNSYIQDVLQTIKPLIEKGEVQKISLVISDKEYHPIERFSFEIGCSTLSLSSDNLLLNTESALRGFLLKISVCDALLKANPPDCTFSVLVHTKESSYLELQNQPAHCQEFPWISADKEMTSMRHATIIPLKSMASPLLQMQLFVEESDLKP, via the exons ATGGACGAAGAAAATGACACACAAAAAGCTAGAGCAG TGAGTGCAGATGTGTTGTGTGAGTTTCTGGAAGCAGCATTTCATCTAATTCTGTATATCAGAGAAGTTTACCCTCCTGCTATTTTTGAGAGGAGGAAGAAGTACAATGTTCCTGTCCAG ATGAGTTGTCACCCTGAGCTCAACAGCTACATCCAAGATGTACTACAAACTATTAAGCCTCTTATCGAAAAG GGTGAGGTCCAAAAGATATCCTTGGTTATTTCTGACAAG GAATACCATCCAATCGAAAGATTCAGCTTTGAAATTGGATGTTCCACCTTATCACTAAG CAGTGATAACCTGCTGCTGAATACTGAGTCAGCTTTGAGGGGATTCCTGCTTAAAATCAGTGTCTGTGATGCCTTACTCAAGGCTAACCCTCCAG ATTGTACTTTTTCAGTGCTTGTCCACACGAAAGAATCATCTTATCTGGAACTTCAGAACCAGCCGGCACATTGCCAG GAATTCCCATGGATCAGCGCGGATAAGGAGATGACGTCGATGAGGCATGCTACCATCATACCTCTGAAATCAATGGCCTCACCACTTCTACAG ATGCAGTTGTTTGTGGAGGAAAGTGATCTCAAACCATGA